The Halomonas denitrificans genomic interval CTGTACCAAGGTCCAACGGGGCCGCTCCGCGTCGGCGGACGGTGCCGACGGTCCCCTGTACCTTGGTCCAATTCTCATCGCGACCTCCGTTCGTAGACTGCGACGTATCGGTGCCGGACCGTGTTCGAAATACGGCCGTCGCTCGTCACCCAACAAGAACACCGAACCCGAGGTCGACAATGAAAGCTTCCGTTTCCATGCAATTCGATGAAACGAACCGCGTCCGCGTCCTGGATCGCGCGATCCGCCTTGCGCTGGTCACCGGACTCAGCCTGGGCCTGGGCCTGGCCCACGCGCAGGACGATGGCGGTGACGAAGAGGGCGCGTCGACCGAGGAGGCTGCCGATCTCGGCGCGGTCGAGGTCACCGCTCGACGTCGCCAGGAAACCCTGCGCGACGTACCGATCTCGGTCACCGCGATCAGCGGCGAGGACCTCGAGGATCGCGGCGCCCAGGACATCACCTACCTCAATCAGGTGGTGCCGAACGCGACCATCGAGATCTCGCGCGGAACCAGCAACACCCTGTCGACCTTCATCCGCGGCGTCGGCCAGCAGGACCCGGTCGCCGGCTTCGAGGCCGGGGTCGGCATCTACCTCGACGACGTCTACCTGAACCGCCCGCAGGGCGTGGTGCTCGATATCTACGACGTGCAGCGGGTCGAGGTCCTGCGTGGACCGCAGGGAACGCTGTACGGCCGCAACACGATCGGCGGCGCGATCAAGTACGTGACCCGCCGCCTCGGGCGCCAGCCGGCCGGCAGCCTCGAGGCCTCGATCGGCAGCTTCTCGCAGACCGACCTGATCGCCTCCGGCGAAATGCCGATCGGCGATACCTTCGCCGTCGGCGCGTCGATCGCTTCCTTCGATCGCGACGGCTTCGGCGAGAACCTGACCACCGGCAAAGACAACTACGACAAGGACCTGCTGGCGATTCGCGCCAGCGCCGAGTGGACTCCGACGCACAACCTGTTCGTCCGCCTGGCCGGAGACTGGAGCGAAGACGACTCGAGCCCCGTCGGCGGGCATCGCCTGATTCCGGGCCTGTTCTCGGGCGCCCCCGTGCTCGACGATGTCTACGATTCCCGCGGGGGGATCGCCGGCCGCCACGAGGCCGAGCAGAAGGGTGCGGCGCTGACCGTGGAGTACGACATCAACCCGAACTGGCTGTTCAAGAGCATCACGGCGTATCGCGAAGACGACAACTGGCAGCAGATCGACTTCGATGCCTTGCCGGCTGCCGACGTGGACGTTCCGGTCAACTATTCCAACGAGCAGTTCAGCCAGGAGTTCCAGCTGCTGTTCACCGCCGACCGGGTCAGCGGCGTGGCCGGTTTCTACTACCTCGACGCCAACGCGTTCAACGCCTTCGACGTGCTGCTGGCCGAAACCGGCGACCTGATCGACCTGCCGGGCCTGAATGCGTTCACCCTGGGCGACGTCGATACCTCGTCGTGGTCGGTGTTCGCCGACGTCAGCATCGACCTCGCCGATTACTTCGGCCTCGCCACCGGGCTGGAGTTGTCGCTGGGCGGACGCTACACGAGCGACGAGCGCGACTCGCGGGTGCTGCGGCAGACCTTCGTCGGCGGCAATTCGCCGCGCTTCGGCGGCATGGGTGTGCCGATCGCGACGACGTCCGACTTCCGCGGCGAAGAGGAGTTCACCGAGTTCACGCCGCGCGTCAGCCTGGCCTGGCAGCCGAACGAGTTCCACAACCTGTACGCGAGCTACAGCCAGGGCTTCAAGGGTGGCGGTTTCGATCCCCGCGGCCTGACCACCGCGGCGCCGGACTTCGACGGCGACGGCACCGTGTCCGAGGGCGAG includes:
- a CDS encoding TonB-dependent receptor yields the protein MKASVSMQFDETNRVRVLDRAIRLALVTGLSLGLGLAHAQDDGGDEEGASTEEAADLGAVEVTARRRQETLRDVPISVTAISGEDLEDRGAQDITYLNQVVPNATIEISRGTSNTLSTFIRGVGQQDPVAGFEAGVGIYLDDVYLNRPQGVVLDIYDVQRVEVLRGPQGTLYGRNTIGGAIKYVTRRLGRQPAGSLEASIGSFSQTDLIASGEMPIGDTFAVGASIASFDRDGFGENLTTGKDNYDKDLLAIRASAEWTPTHNLFVRLAGDWSEDDSSPVGGHRLIPGLFSGAPVLDDVYDSRGGIAGRHEAEQKGAALTVEYDINPNWLFKSITAYREDDNWQQIDFDALPAADVDVPVNYSNEQFSQEFQLLFTADRVSGVAGFYYLDANAFNAFDVLLAETGDLIDLPGLNAFTLGDVDTSSWSVFADVSIDLADYFGLATGLELSLGGRYTSDERDSRVLRQTFVGGNSPRFGGMGVPIATTSDFRGEEEFTEFTPRVSLAWQPNEFHNLYASYSQGFKGGGFDPRGLTTAAPDFDGDGTVSEGEVFEFMKFEPEIVDTYEVGIKSSLFDRRVSTSLAVFHSDYTDIQVPGSIGVDTDGDGLSDTFAGVTTNAGEATVQGVEFEGSALLGRNLMTDGDSFTARTAIGYIDAEYDEFIALVTDPASGAQALQDVSDQREFQNTPDWTAHLGLQYDRPVNWFNVAGSFSILGGWSYRGETNQFETPSEFLDQDAYSLYDLSLVWKRLDGKYEIGLYGRNLADEEYKTSGYLFATPDGSASTLGLEGIANAFYGPPRTITLTGRVNF